In Candidatus Krumholzibacteriia bacterium, one genomic interval encodes:
- the hemB gene encoding porphobilinogen synthase: MLTTRKASARVMTRRERRLRATPSLRRMVRETSVTADDFVYPLFVTHGREVRKPIGSMPGVFQLSVDEAVREAENAARVGVPSVLLFGIPAHKDPVGEENFAEDGIVQQAVRAIKHAVPEMVVVTDVCMCEYTDHGHCGILNMGGEQRAHASLPEGFLLNDETLEILDRVALSHAAAGADVVAPSGMIDGMVDSIRTALDTADFNNVAIMSYSVKYASSFYGPFRDAAEGAPKFGDRKTHQMDPGNAREALREAERDIEEGADFLMVKPALAYLDVIRMLRDRFEGYPIAAYNVSGEYSMIKAAAANGWMDEQKAVMETLTAIKRAGADVIISYHAKDVAEWLR, from the coding sequence ATGCTGACCACCAGAAAAGCCAGTGCGCGCGTGATGACGCGCCGCGAACGACGCCTGCGCGCCACACCATCGTTGCGACGCATGGTGCGCGAAACCAGCGTGACCGCGGACGATTTCGTGTATCCGCTCTTTGTTACCCACGGGCGTGAGGTGAGAAAGCCCATCGGTTCCATGCCCGGGGTCTTCCAGTTGTCCGTGGACGAGGCGGTGCGCGAGGCGGAGAACGCCGCCCGAGTCGGCGTGCCGTCGGTGCTGCTCTTCGGAATTCCCGCTCACAAGGATCCAGTCGGCGAGGAGAATTTTGCCGAGGATGGCATCGTGCAACAGGCGGTGCGGGCCATCAAGCACGCGGTGCCCGAGATGGTGGTCGTGACCGACGTCTGCATGTGCGAGTACACCGACCACGGCCACTGCGGCATCCTCAACATGGGTGGCGAGCAGCGCGCGCATGCCTCGTTGCCGGAAGGGTTCCTGTTGAATGACGAAACGCTGGAGATCCTGGATCGCGTGGCGTTGTCGCACGCGGCGGCCGGCGCGGACGTGGTGGCGCCGAGCGGGATGATCGACGGCATGGTGGACAGCATCCGCACCGCACTGGACACGGCCGACTTCAACAACGTGGCCATCATGTCGTACTCGGTCAAGTACGCATCGTCGTTCTATGGCCCCTTCCGCGACGCGGCTGAGGGCGCGCCCAAGTTCGGGGATCGCAAGACGCACCAGATGGATCCCGGCAACGCGCGCGAGGCGTTGCGCGAAGCCGAGCGCGATATCGAAGAGGGCGCCGACTTCCTGATGGTCAAACCTGCGCTGGCCTACCTGGATGTGATCCGTATGCTGCGAGACCGCTTCGAGGGCTACCCGATTGCGGCCTACAACGTGAGCGGGGAGTACTCGATGATCAAGGCCGCGGCGGCGAATGGCTGGATGGACGAGCAGAAGGCGGTCATGGAGACACTCACCGCCATCAAGCGTGCCGGCGCGGATGTCATCATTTCCTACCATGCAAAGGACGTGGCTGAATGGCTTCGCTGA
- a CDS encoding STAS domain-containing protein, giving the protein MIVTREYWGDVAVISIHGKLVGGLENSEKCHDCFGETLRAGTKCIVVALGDAPWANSQGIGMLIGAYTSARNAGADLVLAEVSTRIRDVLDVTKLSLIFRTFDSVAEAVTSLERELPPHNGQSVARAELTPIDSHDTRPANDRDEKLPAPH; this is encoded by the coding sequence ATGATTGTCACCCGGGAATACTGGGGAGACGTTGCCGTCATCAGCATTCACGGGAAACTCGTGGGTGGTCTGGAGAACTCGGAGAAGTGCCACGATTGTTTCGGCGAAACATTGCGTGCGGGCACCAAGTGTATCGTGGTTGCGCTGGGCGATGCCCCGTGGGCCAACAGCCAGGGCATCGGCATGCTGATCGGCGCCTACACGAGCGCCCGCAACGCCGGTGCTGATCTGGTCCTGGCAGAGGTGAGCACGCGCATTCGCGACGTGCTCGACGTCACAAAGCTCTCACTCATCTTCAGAACCTTCGACTCCGTAGCTGAAGCCGTGACCAGCCTAGAACGTGAATTGCCGCCGCACAACGGACAGAGTGTTGCCCGCGCGGAACTGACACCGATCGACTCCCACGATACCCGCCCGGCTAACGACAGAGACGAAAAGCTTCCCGCGCCGCATTGA
- the hemL gene encoding glutamate-1-semialdehyde 2,1-aminomutase, with product MASLTGNRARNTARSETLFAEAMTLLPGGVSSPVRAFKAVGGKPLFIDRGEGAYLVDVDGNRYIDYVLSWGPLILGHAHPRVVEAIRETAGRGTSFGAPSPLEVDLARRITAMMPNVELLRFVNSGTEAAMSAIRLARAATGRGKVVKFQGAYHGHADMLLVQAGSGAATLGLPDSPGVTRGAVSDTLIASYNDIESVRALFKAFPEDVAAVIVEPVVGNMGLVPPRDGFLAELRAVTEEFGSLLIFDEVMTGFRVHPGGAQALYGIRPDLTVLGKVVGGGLPVGVYGGRRDIMELVAPQGPVYQAGTLSGNPLAMAAGIAALDVLRDPSAWQKLHRAGDRLVEGLGAAAAEAGVPVQCRRVGAMLGLFFAKNPVTDWESAARSDTARFATYHTAMLDRGVYLPPSQFEAAFLSTAHGEVEIARTLNAAREAFRLCR from the coding sequence ATGGCTTCGCTGACCGGAAACCGCGCCCGGAACACGGCGCGCTCCGAGACACTGTTCGCCGAGGCCATGACGCTGCTGCCCGGCGGGGTGAGTTCGCCCGTGCGTGCCTTCAAGGCGGTGGGCGGCAAGCCGCTGTTCATCGATCGCGGCGAGGGCGCCTACCTGGTGGACGTGGACGGCAATCGCTACATCGACTACGTGCTCTCCTGGGGACCGCTCATCCTGGGCCACGCGCACCCGCGGGTGGTGGAGGCCATCCGCGAAACGGCGGGGCGCGGCACCAGTTTCGGCGCGCCGAGCCCGCTGGAAGTGGATCTCGCCCGCCGCATCACCGCCATGATGCCCAACGTCGAGCTGTTGCGTTTCGTCAATTCCGGAACGGAGGCGGCCATGTCCGCCATCCGCCTGGCGCGGGCCGCCACCGGCCGCGGCAAGGTGGTCAAGTTTCAGGGCGCCTATCACGGTCACGCGGACATGCTGCTGGTGCAGGCCGGGTCCGGGGCGGCCACGCTCGGGCTTCCCGATTCGCCGGGCGTCACGCGCGGTGCGGTATCGGACACGCTGATCGCGTCCTACAACGACATCGAATCCGTGCGCGCCCTGTTCAAGGCGTTCCCGGAAGACGTGGCCGCGGTGATCGTCGAACCGGTGGTGGGGAACATGGGGCTGGTGCCGCCCCGCGACGGGTTCCTGGCGGAACTGCGCGCGGTGACGGAGGAGTTCGGTTCTCTGTTGATCTTCGACGAGGTCATGACGGGTTTTCGTGTTCACCCCGGTGGCGCGCAGGCGCTGTACGGCATTCGTCCGGACCTCACCGTCCTGGGCAAGGTGGTGGGTGGTGGATTGCCGGTCGGTGTATACGGCGGGCGCCGCGACATCATGGAACTCGTTGCGCCGCAGGGACCGGTGTACCAGGCGGGAACGCTATCCGGCAATCCGCTGGCGATGGCGGCCGGGATCGCCGCGCTCGACGTGCTGCGTGACCCATCGGCGTGGCAGAAGCTGCACCGCGCGGGCGACCGGCTGGTGGAAGGGCTCGGTGCGGCGGCGGCGGAAGCCGGCGTGCCGGTGCAGTGCCGCCGCGTGGGTGCAATGCTCGGGTTGTTCTTCGCCAAGAACCCGGTGACGGACTGGGAGAGCGCGGCCCGTTCGGATACCGCCCGCTTTGCGACCTATCACACGGCGATGCTCGATCGTGGCGTGTATCTTCCACCTTCGCAATTCGAAGCCGCGTTTCTCTCCACCGCACACGGTGAGGTGGAAATTGCGCGAACCCTCAATGCGGCGCGGGAAGCTTTTCGTCTCTGTCGTTAG
- a CDS encoding M1 family aminopeptidase gives MQHVSHRAILLLATALVLSSSTIAHAQRVRPARIPPTAGDGAAGCAEAKSAFALSPARVVASQASTNLDITYYHLDLTPDLVASTVAGTVRVEGKVVGSALTVLSLDLAASMIVSAVALADATPLVFAHPGDVLNITLPAPLVAGSQVAVDITYSGTPVVSGYGNFVFGTRASERFGWSLSEPYGAREWWPCKDHPSDKADSVRVTVTVPDGYRVGSQGILESETSAAGMTTYEWVSRYPISNYLVSVAIGDYVRYLDSYDRPAILAARYGPLSLPLEHLLYNDSNSDLPDGWKNVTDGLAVFEDWFGPYPFAGEKYGHAEFTFGGGMEHQTMSSMGGSGPGLVAHELAHQWYGDSISPKRWPHLWLNEGFATYAEYIYWSNCNAECDSLYAGTAEIVLASRYRTALRAPGTLVLADTSSVNDMFDPTRVYAKGSVVLHMLRYVVGETAFRDILTAWAADPSVEYGVAETADFQRVAETVSGMDLDRFFRQWVADGTGYPAYSFSAYWKAEGSQYRVWVTLSQTQKLPESNVALFEMPIEIAVQTMVDTVQVRTRVLNNQQNQLIDFLVPARPRWVTLDPDHWILRADVDTVSSAAVPSYPSILAIAPNPTRDSFSLQYSIGGSGTTTLLIYDVQGRRVSSQSVSNADNGIAFETVDTSQLASGVYFLRISNSGGQATRKFVVLR, from the coding sequence ATGCAACACGTATCCCATCGTGCCATATTGCTCCTCGCGACAGCGCTCGTGTTGTCGTCTTCGACGATTGCCCATGCGCAGAGGGTTCGGCCGGCGCGTATCCCGCCCACGGCCGGTGACGGTGCCGCCGGTTGTGCCGAGGCCAAGTCTGCGTTCGCGCTGTCCCCGGCGCGGGTGGTTGCGTCGCAGGCGAGCACCAATCTGGACATCACCTATTACCATCTTGATTTGACGCCGGATCTGGTGGCGAGCACCGTGGCGGGAACGGTACGCGTGGAAGGCAAGGTGGTGGGATCCGCGCTCACGGTTCTTTCGCTCGATCTGGCCGCGTCCATGATCGTGTCGGCCGTGGCGCTGGCGGATGCGACGCCGCTTGTCTTTGCGCACCCGGGCGATGTGTTGAACATCACCCTGCCCGCACCGCTTGTTGCGGGTTCGCAGGTCGCCGTCGATATAACGTACAGTGGCACACCGGTCGTGTCCGGCTACGGCAATTTTGTGTTCGGGACGCGCGCATCGGAGCGCTTTGGCTGGAGCCTGTCAGAGCCCTACGGCGCGCGCGAGTGGTGGCCGTGCAAGGATCACCCATCGGACAAGGCGGATTCCGTGCGGGTGACGGTAACGGTTCCCGATGGTTACCGCGTGGGCTCGCAGGGAATCCTGGAAAGCGAAACCTCCGCGGCCGGAATGACCACCTACGAGTGGGTCTCCCGCTATCCCATATCGAACTATCTGGTATCGGTTGCCATCGGTGACTACGTGCGCTACCTGGACAGCTACGATCGCCCCGCGATACTCGCCGCCCGTTATGGTCCGCTGTCGTTGCCACTCGAGCACCTGCTTTACAACGACAGCAACTCCGATCTGCCCGACGGCTGGAAGAACGTGACCGACGGTCTCGCCGTGTTCGAGGACTGGTTTGGCCCCTACCCGTTCGCCGGCGAGAAGTACGGACACGCCGAATTCACCTTTGGCGGCGGGATGGAACACCAGACCATGAGTTCCATGGGTGGCTCGGGGCCGGGGCTGGTGGCCCACGAGCTGGCGCACCAGTGGTACGGTGACAGCATCTCGCCCAAACGGTGGCCGCACCTGTGGCTCAACGAGGGCTTTGCCACCTACGCCGAATACATCTACTGGAGCAACTGCAACGCAGAGTGCGATTCGCTCTACGCCGGCACCGCCGAGATCGTGCTGGCGTCGCGCTACCGGACGGCGCTGCGCGCGCCCGGCACGCTGGTGCTGGCGGACACGTCGAGCGTGAACGACATGTTCGATCCCACCCGCGTGTATGCCAAGGGGTCGGTGGTGTTGCACATGCTGCGCTACGTGGTGGGCGAGACCGCGTTTCGGGACATTCTCACCGCGTGGGCGGCGGATCCGTCGGTCGAGTACGGCGTGGCGGAGACTGCCGATTTTCAGCGCGTCGCGGAAACTGTCTCCGGCATGGACCTCGATAGATTCTTCCGGCAGTGGGTCGCCGACGGCACGGGCTACCCGGCGTACAGTTTCAGCGCGTACTGGAAGGCGGAGGGGTCGCAGTACCGGGTGTGGGTGACGTTGTCGCAGACACAGAAGCTCCCGGAATCAAATGTGGCGCTGTTCGAGATGCCCATCGAGATTGCGGTGCAGACCATGGTAGATACCGTGCAGGTGCGCACGCGAGTCCTGAACAACCAGCAGAATCAGCTGATCGACTTCCTGGTGCCCGCGAGGCCCAGGTGGGTCACGCTGGATCCGGACCACTGGATCCTGCGCGCGGACGTCGACACGGTCTCCAGTGCCGCGGTGCCGTCGTATCCGAGCATCCTGGCCATTGCCCCCAACCCGACGCGCGACTCGTTCTCGCTGCAGTACTCCATCGGGGGTAGCGGCACAACCACGCTGCTGATCTACGATGTGCAGGGCCGGCGTGTGTCCTCACAGAGTGTCTCCAACGCGGACAACGGTATTGCCTTCGAGACGGTGGACACGTCGCAACTCGCGTCGGGTGTGTACTTCCTGCGTATCTCGAACAGTGGTGGACAGGCTACGCGCAAGTTCGTCGTGCTGCGCTGA
- the hemC gene encoding hydroxymethylbilane synthase — protein MGSRKSALAMWQTHHIVDCLKRCWPDLSIEIRTYVTEGDRNLESALPEIGGKGVFTEQLERALELREIDLAVHSLKDLPVESGTAFTIGAIASRSDVRDCVVARNGWTLDTLPRGAVVGTSSIRRQAQLLALRPDVTVKPIRGKVETRVRKVLEGQYDAAILAATGLVRLDLGGHITQFLDAAVFLPAPGQGALGVQCRAGDGETLQLLAAIDEPGLRTAVTAERVFLQRLGGGCSAPIAAYAVASGQAVRMLGLVGSPDGARIVRVEGEGVDADQLAAKLAERALEDGARAILDSFRAAYPADTTPALRGRRVVVTRPREQAAELCMRLQDLGAVPICAPAIRIEHMADPAPMEDAIRRIDSFDWVVFTSANAVEVFCERCSKFAAKVAAIGTATARALRERGIEPDFMPEQFVGDALARDLPLQPGQRVLLPRAEIARRETAELLERRGAQVTDLPVYRTVSESISAGVMDEMRQGVDAILFTSESTVRSFLEAVRTQLPGSALTERACIACIGPVTARAARELGLRVDAVASVYTTTGLVESLTEAFLKGGALR, from the coding sequence GTGGGATCGCGAAAATCCGCGCTCGCGATGTGGCAGACCCATCATATCGTCGATTGTCTGAAGCGGTGCTGGCCGGATCTCTCCATTGAGATTCGGACCTACGTGACCGAGGGCGACCGCAACCTCGAGTCCGCCCTGCCCGAAATCGGAGGCAAGGGCGTCTTCACCGAGCAACTCGAACGCGCGCTCGAACTGCGAGAGATCGACCTTGCCGTGCACTCGCTCAAGGATCTGCCGGTGGAGTCCGGGACCGCCTTCACCATCGGCGCCATCGCCAGCCGCTCAGACGTGCGTGATTGCGTCGTGGCTCGCAACGGATGGACCCTGGATACGCTGCCGCGCGGCGCGGTGGTGGGAACCAGCAGCATCCGGCGGCAGGCACAACTGCTGGCGCTGCGGCCGGACGTCACCGTGAAGCCCATTCGCGGCAAGGTGGAAACACGGGTGCGCAAGGTTCTCGAGGGACAGTACGACGCCGCCATCCTCGCCGCCACCGGGCTCGTGCGCCTGGACCTCGGCGGCCACATCACCCAGTTCCTGGACGCGGCCGTCTTTCTGCCCGCACCCGGTCAGGGTGCGCTGGGTGTGCAGTGTCGTGCGGGCGACGGGGAAACCCTGCAGCTTCTGGCCGCAATTGACGAGCCCGGGCTGCGCACCGCCGTCACCGCCGAGCGCGTGTTTCTACAGCGGCTGGGTGGCGGCTGTTCGGCGCCCATCGCCGCATACGCGGTGGCAAGCGGACAAGCGGTGCGAATGCTCGGCCTGGTGGGATCGCCGGACGGCGCCCGCATCGTGCGTGTGGAGGGCGAGGGGGTGGACGCAGACCAACTGGCGGCGAAGCTTGCGGAACGTGCGCTGGAGGACGGCGCCCGCGCCATCCTGGATTCCTTTCGCGCGGCATATCCGGCGGATACCACGCCGGCCCTGCGTGGACGCCGCGTGGTGGTGACGCGGCCACGTGAACAGGCCGCGGAGTTGTGTATGCGGTTGCAGGATCTGGGCGCGGTGCCCATCTGCGCACCTGCCATCCGTATCGAACACATGGCGGATCCCGCGCCAATGGAAGACGCGATTCGACGAATCGATTCCTTTGACTGGGTGGTGTTCACCAGCGCCAACGCCGTCGAGGTATTCTGCGAACGCTGCAGCAAGTTCGCGGCGAAGGTGGCGGCCATCGGGACCGCGACGGCCCGCGCGCTGCGGGAGCGTGGCATTGAACCCGACTTCATGCCGGAGCAGTTCGTGGGTGACGCACTTGCCCGCGACCTTCCCCTCCAACCCGGGCAGCGCGTGCTGTTGCCGCGGGCGGAGATCGCGCGCAGGGAAACGGCGGAACTGCTGGAGCGCCGCGGCGCGCAGGTCACGGATCTGCCGGTTTATCGAACCGTTTCCGAGTCGATCAGTGCCGGCGTGATGGACGAAATGCGCCAGGGCGTCGACGCAATCCTCTTTACCAGTGAATCCACCGTCAGGTCCTTCCTGGAAGCAGTGCGGACACAGTTGCCCGGCTCCGCGCTCACCGAGCGCGCGTGCATCGCGTGCATCGGTCCGGTGACGGCACGTGCCGCGCGCGAACTTGGACTGCGCGTGGACGCGGTGGCCTCGGTTTACACAACCACAGGTCTTGTGGAATCTCTTACCGAAGCGTTCTTGAAAGGCGGTGCTCTCCGATGA
- a CDS encoding cysteine synthase family protein: protein MNSETERRLLGLSRLVGNTPLLALEFRFRGERRVIYAKAENLNMTGSIKDRMALHIIRRAYESGRLAPGDPIIEATSGNTGIAFAGIGRALGHPVQIFMPDWMSEERKNLIRAYGATIHLVTREEGGFLGSIEKAEALAEATPNAFLPRQFSNEHNTEAHAVGTGPEIWFQLEAHNLRPAAIVAGVGTGGTIMGVGRYLKHHNPAVKVHPLEPANSPTLSTGHKVGKHRIQGISDEFIPAIVDLTELDEVVGVDDGDSIIMARKLASEVGLGVGISSGANFLGAVKLQNEMGADAVVATILCDDNKKYLSTDLLRDEPVKDGFLSPDVELTGFRAFNRVCNVCFDAKEQTQTDPLGA from the coding sequence ATGAACAGCGAAACCGAACGCCGCCTGCTCGGGTTGAGCCGCCTGGTGGGAAACACGCCGCTGCTGGCGCTGGAGTTCCGCTTCCGCGGTGAGCGGCGCGTTATTTACGCCAAGGCCGAGAACCTCAACATGACCGGCAGCATCAAGGACCGCATGGCGCTGCACATCATCCGCCGCGCCTACGAATCCGGGCGGCTCGCGCCCGGCGATCCCATCATCGAGGCCACCAGCGGCAACACCGGCATCGCTTTTGCGGGGATCGGCCGCGCGCTGGGGCACCCGGTGCAGATCTTCATGCCGGACTGGATGAGCGAGGAGCGCAAGAACCTGATCCGCGCCTACGGGGCCACCATTCACCTGGTGACCCGGGAGGAGGGTGGCTTCCTGGGCAGCATCGAAAAGGCGGAAGCGCTCGCCGAGGCGACGCCAAACGCGTTTCTCCCGCGCCAGTTCTCCAACGAGCACAACACGGAGGCGCATGCGGTGGGTACCGGTCCCGAAATCTGGTTCCAGCTGGAAGCGCACAATCTGCGGCCCGCGGCCATCGTCGCCGGTGTCGGCACGGGTGGGACCATCATGGGCGTCGGCCGCTATCTCAAGCACCACAACCCGGCCGTCAAGGTCCACCCGCTCGAGCCCGCCAATTCCCCCACGCTGTCCACCGGGCACAAGGTGGGCAAGCATCGCATCCAGGGAATTTCCGATGAGTTCATCCCGGCCATCGTCGACCTGACCGAACTGGACGAGGTCGTGGGTGTCGACGATGGAGACTCCATCATCATGGCGCGCAAGCTTGCCAGCGAGGTGGGATTGGGTGTGGGGATCTCTTCCGGCGCCAACTTCCTCGGCGCAGTCAAACTTCAGAACGAGATGGGTGCGGATGCGGTGGTAGCCACGATCCTGTGCGACGACAACAAGAAGTACCTGAGCACCGATCTCCTGCGCGACGAACCCGTGAAGGACGGATTCCTCTCGCCGGACGTGGAACTCACCGGTTTCCGCGCCTTCAACCGCGTGTGCAACGTCTGCTTCGATGCAAAGGAGCAGACACAGACGGACCCGCTGGGCGCGTGA
- a CDS encoding DUF481 domain-containing protein produces MVAVFLANPIIAIGLRLWVVAALLATPALAGDWHPPEPVAGGKDWVQLGSGEWVGGNIDLFRDLRLYLDSDDLDDLVIDWEDVAAFRSPRVLTLAFTGNRVATGTVSMRDGVIRVTTAAGEMEFRRQELLSIIEGEPREINFWSAKASAGFTGRSGNTNQSDMNALVKIRREATLSQLNLGYTGNFGEISRSQTTNNHRGTTDFNIFLSRKFYITLLGLEAYADKFQNIALRTTVGAGVGYYFYRTGDLEWSVGLGGSYRKTRFESVEPGAAGSQETGSVVPDTRFDADIRRYRTVGELLRPDRRAGREAEHPARRGAFHR; encoded by the coding sequence ATGGTGGCCGTGTTTCTGGCCAACCCCATAATCGCCATCGGGTTGCGGCTGTGGGTGGTCGCCGCGCTGCTGGCGACGCCGGCCCTGGCCGGGGACTGGCACCCGCCGGAGCCGGTCGCGGGCGGCAAGGACTGGGTGCAACTCGGTTCCGGGGAATGGGTTGGCGGAAACATCGACCTGTTTCGCGACCTCAGACTGTATCTCGACAGCGACGACCTGGATGATCTCGTCATCGATTGGGAGGACGTCGCCGCCTTCCGCTCGCCGCGCGTCCTCACGCTGGCCTTCACCGGCAACCGCGTTGCCACCGGCACTGTGTCCATGCGGGACGGCGTGATTCGGGTAACCACTGCCGCCGGCGAGATGGAGTTCCGGCGCCAGGAGCTGCTTTCGATCATCGAAGGGGAGCCGCGCGAGATCAACTTCTGGTCGGCGAAGGCAAGCGCCGGGTTCACCGGCCGTTCCGGCAACACGAACCAGAGCGACATGAACGCGTTGGTGAAGATCCGGCGCGAGGCAACCCTGTCCCAGCTCAATCTGGGATACACCGGCAACTTTGGCGAAATATCCCGGTCACAGACCACCAACAACCACCGCGGCACCACAGACTTCAACATCTTCCTGAGCCGCAAGTTCTACATTACGTTGCTTGGCCTGGAAGCGTACGCGGACAAGTTCCAGAACATCGCGTTGCGTACGACGGTTGGCGCCGGCGTGGGCTACTATTTCTACCGCACCGGCGACCTGGAGTGGTCGGTGGGACTCGGCGGGTCGTACCGCAAGACGCGTTTCGAGTCAGTCGAACCGGGAGCCGCTGGCAGTCAGGAGACCGGGTCGGTGGTGCCCGACACCCGTTTCGACGCAGATATCCGACGATATCGAACTGTCGGCGAGCTACTCCGCCCAGATCGGCGTGCCGGACGCGAAGCAGAGCACCCAGCACGCCGAGGCGCTTTTCACCGTTGA
- a CDS encoding type III polyketide synthase, producing MTAHPRIVALATATPPHVVPQTAVKRFAEAIFSDTVGSDPRLLEIFDNAQIDERRLCVPLDWLATHHSFQERNDHFVAHAVPLAADVTRAALHRAHLEAHDVDHVVFVTSTGIATPSLDALLANEVGLRTDSRRTPVWGLGCAGGAAGLALARDLALADPSARVLLIALELCSMTFQRSDLSKRNLVAASLFGDGAAAALVAGAGVPPVTNPPHVPLELIASRSILWPDTLDVMGWTVDGDGLHVVFSRDIPAIVQEKVRPSLESFLSANGLSMGDVAHIVTHPGGMKVLRAYADALGVEPERFAHARDVLREFGNMSSPSCLFVLERFLSARDIATGDHAVVAALGPGFSAEYVLARGAVA from the coding sequence GTGACGGCTCATCCCAGAATAGTCGCCCTGGCCACGGCGACGCCGCCCCACGTCGTGCCCCAGACGGCGGTGAAGCGTTTCGCGGAGGCGATCTTCTCCGACACGGTGGGTTCCGACCCGCGTCTGCTGGAGATCTTCGACAACGCGCAGATCGATGAGCGCCGCCTGTGCGTGCCGCTCGACTGGCTCGCAACCCACCATTCTTTCCAGGAGCGAAACGATCACTTCGTCGCGCACGCGGTGCCACTGGCCGCGGATGTTACGCGCGCGGCACTGCACCGCGCACACCTGGAGGCGCACGACGTCGACCACGTCGTCTTCGTAACCTCCACCGGAATCGCCACCCCCAGTCTCGATGCACTCCTGGCCAACGAGGTCGGCCTTCGCACCGATTCACGGCGCACACCGGTGTGGGGTCTCGGGTGCGCCGGCGGCGCGGCGGGCCTGGCGCTGGCAAGGGATCTCGCCCTCGCCGATCCGTCGGCGCGAGTGCTGCTCATCGCCCTCGAACTGTGCAGCATGACCTTCCAGCGCAGCGATCTCTCCAAGAGGAACCTGGTGGCGGCATCGTTGTTCGGCGACGGCGCGGCGGCCGCGCTCGTGGCCGGAGCCGGCGTGCCGCCCGTCACCAACCCACCCCACGTGCCGTTGGAACTCATCGCTTCGCGCAGCATCCTGTGGCCGGACACGCTCGATGTCATGGGGTGGACGGTGGACGGCGACGGTCTGCACGTGGTCTTTTCGCGCGACATCCCCGCCATCGTGCAGGAGAAGGTACGCCCCAGCCTCGAGTCGTTTCTCTCCGCGAACGGTCTCTCCATGGGAGACGTCGCCCACATCGTCACCCACCCCGGCGGTATGAAGGTTCTGCGCGCCTACGCCGATGCACTGGGTGTGGAACCCGAACGCTTCGCGCACGCGCGCGATGTTCTGCGCGAGTTCGGGAACATGTCGTCGCCATCGTGCCTGTTCGTGCTGGAGCGTTTTCTTTCGGCGCGCGACATCGCCACGGGAGATCACGCCGTGGTAGCGGCGCTGGGCCCGGGCTTTTCAGCCGAGTATGTGCTTGCGCGCGGGGCGGTGGCATAG